One Microbacterium trichothecenolyticum DNA window includes the following coding sequences:
- a CDS encoding ABC transporter ATP-binding protein yields the protein MIAPARLTATDLTIGYDRRIISQGLSVAIPDGSFTVIVGANASGKSTLLRALARLLTPSAGTVRLDERPLADYQPKELARAVGLLPQTSIAPDGITVIDLVARGRFPHQGFLRQWSEQDETAVTEAMDATGIADLSGRLVSELSGGQRQRVWIAMALAQQTPILLLDEPTTFLDIAHQIELMELLTDLNAQGRTLVAVLHDLNQAARYGTHLIAVKDGRIVAEGSPADIVTAEMVEEVFGLRCVVTPDPVSGTPAVSALGRDRAARG from the coding sequence ATGATCGCTCCCGCCCGCCTCACCGCCACCGACCTGACGATCGGCTACGACCGACGCATCATCTCGCAGGGTCTGTCGGTCGCCATCCCCGACGGGTCGTTCACCGTCATCGTCGGCGCCAACGCGAGCGGCAAGTCGACACTGCTGCGAGCGCTGGCCCGACTGCTCACGCCCTCCGCCGGAACGGTGCGTCTCGATGAGCGCCCGCTCGCCGACTACCAGCCGAAGGAGCTCGCCCGCGCCGTGGGACTGCTGCCGCAGACCTCGATCGCCCCCGACGGGATCACCGTCATCGACCTCGTGGCACGCGGGCGCTTCCCGCACCAGGGGTTCCTCCGCCAGTGGTCGGAGCAGGACGAGACGGCGGTGACCGAGGCGATGGATGCCACCGGCATCGCCGACCTGTCCGGGCGCCTCGTCTCCGAGCTCTCGGGCGGTCAGCGCCAGCGCGTGTGGATCGCGATGGCGCTCGCGCAGCAGACGCCGATCCTGCTGCTGGACGAGCCCACGACGTTCCTGGACATCGCGCACCAGATCGAGCTGATGGAGCTGCTGACCGACTTGAACGCGCAGGGTCGCACGCTGGTCGCGGTGCTCCACGACCTGAATCAGGCGGCGCGCTACGGCACCCACCTCATCGCGGTGAAGGACGGGCGCATCGTCGCCGAGGGCTCCCCGGCCGACATCGTCACCGCCGAGATGGTGGAGGAGGTCTTCGGGCTGCGCTGCGTCGTCACGCCCGACCCCGTGTCGGGCACACCCGCGGTCTCCGCCCTCGGTCGCGACCGGGCGGCACGCGGATGA
- a CDS encoding FecCD family ABC transporter permease, whose translation MTTPLSRTVEATPAPGPRTAVVRRAGVSLRFRVRTLVTAVVVAAVALALAILALCLGDFALTPAQVAGALLGVDGGFTATVVREWRLPRVLAALVFGAALGISGAVFQSLTRNPLASPDVIGLSAGSYAGGLSVILLLGASAGSIAVAGGAIVGGLVAAALVYALAYRRGIQGFRLIVVGIGVSAMLQALSTYLLLRAKIEVAMVAAVWGAGSLTPVGWAQFLPTVGVVIVACAALVGFSGALSRLELGDDAARALGVRVERSRLGLVVCAVALTAAVTAAAGPIAFVALAAPQIARRLARTAGIALVPSALVGAVVLLASDVVAQHVLPTPLPVGLVTVVVGGLYLVWLLVHETRRRA comes from the coding sequence GTGACCACCCCCCTCTCCCGCACCGTGGAGGCGACGCCCGCCCCCGGTCCCCGCACGGCCGTCGTCCGCCGCGCGGGCGTGTCGCTGCGCTTCCGCGTCCGCACCCTCGTCACCGCCGTCGTCGTCGCCGCGGTCGCCCTCGCCCTCGCGATCCTCGCCCTCTGCCTCGGCGACTTCGCCCTCACCCCCGCTCAGGTGGCCGGTGCCCTGCTCGGCGTCGACGGCGGCTTCACCGCGACGGTCGTGCGCGAATGGCGCCTGCCGCGCGTGCTCGCCGCCCTCGTGTTCGGCGCGGCATTGGGGATCTCGGGGGCGGTTTTCCAGTCGCTCACCCGCAATCCCCTGGCCAGCCCCGACGTCATCGGACTGTCGGCAGGCTCCTACGCGGGGGGCCTCAGCGTCATCCTCCTGCTCGGTGCGAGCGCGGGCAGCATCGCCGTCGCGGGTGGCGCCATCGTCGGCGGACTCGTCGCCGCGGCCCTCGTCTACGCGCTGGCGTACCGCCGTGGCATCCAGGGCTTCCGTCTCATCGTCGTCGGGATCGGGGTCTCGGCCATGCTGCAGGCGCTCAGCACCTACCTGCTGCTGCGCGCGAAGATCGAGGTCGCGATGGTCGCGGCGGTGTGGGGAGCGGGCTCGCTCACGCCGGTCGGCTGGGCGCAGTTCCTCCCCACCGTGGGCGTCGTGATCGTCGCGTGCGCCGCCCTGGTCGGTTTCTCGGGTGCCCTGTCGCGTCTCGAACTCGGCGACGACGCCGCCCGGGCTCTCGGCGTCCGTGTCGAGAGGTCCCGACTCGGGCTGGTCGTCTGCGCCGTCGCGCTCACCGCCGCCGTCACGGCCGCCGCCGGCCCGATCGCGTTCGTCGCCCTCGCCGCCCCGCAGATCGCCCGCCGCCTGGCTCGCACGGCGGGAATCGCGCTCGTACCGTCCGCGCTCGTCGGCGCGGTCGTGCTGCTCGCCTCGGACGTCGTCGCCCAGCACGTGCTTCCCACCCCTCTGCCCGTCGGACTGGTGACCGTCGTCGTCGGCGGGCTCTACCTCGTCTGGCTCCTCGTCCACGAAACCCGGAGACGTGCATGA
- a CDS encoding FecCD family ABC transporter permease, whose amino-acid sequence MTSAPAVASRPGARRDRLPSSSRRRRAAGLLTAVLALVIAAGLSIAVGSNPLGPADIWHAMAHPDGSLSDQIVLDLRLPRTAAALVAGICLGLAGALIQAFTRNPLGDPGILGVDAGAALFVAIGVVLGAVTAVQFLPWAFGGALLVTVTVYAIGGAGRGGPDPVRLTLAGVAVGAVLLGITSAMMLLDPVTFARLRGWNAGSFVERGWDVIVPVLPFVGAGVVVALACARSLNALGLGDDLAASLGARLVRTRVLSIVAITVLAGSATAIAGPIAFIGLMAPHVARWVVGPDQRWILPYTMVIAPTVLLLSDVIGRVVLWPSEVPVGIVTAFVGAPVLIALVRRAKATSL is encoded by the coding sequence GTGACCTCCGCACCCGCGGTCGCGTCGCGCCCCGGCGCGCGGCGCGACCGCCTCCCGTCCTCCTCGCGGCGCCGACGCGCCGCGGGGCTTCTCACCGCCGTACTCGCGCTCGTGATCGCTGCCGGCCTCAGCATCGCGGTGGGCTCGAACCCGCTCGGACCGGCCGACATCTGGCACGCGATGGCGCATCCCGACGGTTCCCTCAGCGACCAGATCGTGCTCGACCTGCGTCTGCCGCGCACGGCCGCCGCCCTCGTCGCCGGCATCTGCCTGGGGCTGGCCGGCGCGCTCATCCAGGCCTTCACCCGCAATCCCTTGGGAGATCCCGGCATCCTGGGAGTGGATGCCGGAGCCGCCCTCTTCGTGGCGATCGGCGTCGTGCTGGGCGCCGTCACCGCTGTGCAGTTCCTCCCGTGGGCATTCGGCGGGGCGCTGCTGGTCACCGTGACCGTCTACGCGATCGGCGGCGCCGGTCGCGGCGGCCCCGACCCGGTGCGCCTGACCCTGGCGGGTGTCGCCGTGGGCGCGGTGCTCCTGGGTATCACCAGCGCCATGATGCTGCTCGACCCCGTCACCTTCGCGCGTCTGCGCGGATGGAACGCCGGGTCGTTCGTCGAGCGGGGATGGGACGTCATCGTTCCGGTACTCCCCTTCGTCGGGGCGGGCGTCGTCGTCGCCCTCGCCTGCGCCCGCTCGCTGAACGCCCTGGGACTGGGCGACGACCTCGCCGCCTCTCTCGGCGCCCGTCTGGTGCGCACGCGCGTGCTGTCGATCGTGGCCATCACGGTGCTCGCCGGCTCCGCCACCGCCATCGCGGGGCCCATCGCGTTCATCGGGCTCATGGCGCCGCACGTCGCCCGCTGGGTCGTCGGCCCCGACCAGCGCTGGATCCTGCCCTACACGATGGTCATCGCCCCCACGGTGCTGCTGCTCTCCGACGTCATCGGACGGGTCGTGCTGTGGCCGAGCGAAGTGCCGGTGGGAATCGTGACGGCCTTCGTGGGCGCGCCCGTGCTCATCGCCCTCGTCCGCCGCGCGAAAGCGACCAGCCTGTGA
- a CDS encoding ABC transporter substrate-binding protein, protein MSAFPLRSRIARLATLGTVLAVAAALLTGCGGTATAVAENATYSTEPSDTFPVTVAHKFGETTVEAEPQRVVVVGLTEQDILLELGTPPIATTEWYGEQPYAVWPWATDLLNGAEPTVLSSTDGFEFEKIASLEPDLIVGTNANMTADDYTKLSAIAPTIASAPGTERYFSDWKGQTRQIAQAMGRSAEGEKLVTGIEEQYAAAAAAHPEFAGKTASFSQGGPWEGSIYVYPDGLNTDFLTDLGFVMTPGLEKYVQQEGAQALISGENMSLIDADVIVFATESAESLPALLDFGTTRSLHAVTGGHAVYTDAELAGAIYFLTPLSQKYVIEHLVPRLEKAVAGTSPQSVEG, encoded by the coding sequence ATGTCCGCATTCCCACTCCGCTCCCGCATCGCGCGCCTCGCCACGCTCGGCACCGTCCTCGCCGTCGCCGCAGCGCTCCTCACCGGTTGCGGTGGCACCGCCACGGCCGTCGCCGAGAACGCGACCTATTCGACCGAGCCGAGCGACACGTTCCCCGTCACCGTCGCCCACAAGTTCGGCGAGACCACCGTCGAGGCTGAACCGCAGCGAGTCGTCGTGGTGGGTCTCACCGAGCAGGACATCCTGCTGGAGCTCGGCACGCCCCCGATCGCCACGACCGAGTGGTACGGCGAACAGCCCTACGCCGTCTGGCCGTGGGCGACCGACCTGCTCAACGGCGCCGAGCCCACCGTGCTCTCCTCGACCGACGGCTTCGAGTTCGAGAAGATCGCCTCGCTGGAGCCGGACCTCATCGTCGGCACCAACGCCAACATGACCGCCGACGATTACACGAAGCTCAGCGCGATCGCCCCGACGATCGCGAGCGCCCCCGGTACGGAGCGGTACTTCTCCGACTGGAAGGGACAGACCCGCCAGATCGCGCAGGCGATGGGTCGCAGCGCCGAGGGAGAGAAGCTCGTCACCGGCATCGAGGAGCAGTACGCGGCCGCCGCGGCGGCGCACCCGGAGTTCGCCGGGAAGACGGCATCCTTCTCGCAGGGCGGCCCCTGGGAGGGCAGCATCTACGTCTACCCGGACGGGTTGAACACGGACTTCCTCACCGACCTCGGCTTCGTCATGACCCCGGGACTGGAGAAGTACGTCCAGCAGGAGGGCGCGCAGGCGCTCATCTCGGGCGAGAACATGTCGCTCATCGACGCCGACGTCATCGTCTTCGCCACCGAGAGCGCCGAGTCGCTGCCGGCTCTGCTCGACTTCGGCACGACCCGTTCTCTGCATGCCGTGACCGGCGGTCACGCCGTCTACACCGACGCCGAGCTCGCCGGGGCGATCTACTTCCTCACGCCGCTCAGCCAGAAGTACGTCATCGAGCACCTCGTGCCGCGGCTCGAGAAGGCCGTGGCGGGGACATCGCCCCAGAGCGTCGAGGGCTGA
- a CDS encoding helix-turn-helix transcriptional regulator, translating to MSRGEHPSLVDASGLASYGRERTFAEFAVTSTFVDGGRGFDLHGHEEDQLAWMASGSVEVSVGTDRWHLRRDHAAWIPTGVLHEMRFTEPGELVSAYIDQRHRPSPTGWSRARVLSLDPLGGALLRYLAAEGRSEVRRQESFALLSKLVAEAPVSREVVALPQDPRARAIAVALLAAPDDDRDLEQWAAEVGVSAKTIARAFLSDTGCTFREWRVRARLHVAVGLLVQGEPVHAVALAVGYDSVSSFISAFRLRLGMTPAAYAGHHRRA from the coding sequence ATGTCCCGTGGCGAACACCCGAGCCTGGTGGATGCCTCTGGACTCGCGTCGTATGGTCGCGAACGGACATTCGCGGAGTTCGCGGTCACCTCGACATTCGTGGACGGTGGCAGGGGATTCGACCTCCACGGGCACGAGGAGGATCAGCTCGCGTGGATGGCATCCGGATCCGTGGAGGTGTCGGTCGGGACCGATCGCTGGCACCTGCGTCGAGATCACGCGGCGTGGATTCCCACCGGCGTGCTCCACGAGATGCGGTTCACCGAACCCGGAGAACTCGTCAGTGCCTACATCGACCAGCGGCACCGGCCGAGTCCGACGGGGTGGAGTCGTGCGCGCGTGCTCTCGCTCGATCCGCTCGGCGGAGCGCTCCTGCGCTACCTGGCCGCGGAGGGTCGATCCGAGGTGCGCCGGCAGGAGAGCTTCGCCCTGCTGAGCAAACTGGTCGCCGAGGCGCCCGTCTCGCGCGAGGTCGTCGCCCTGCCGCAGGATCCACGCGCTCGCGCGATCGCCGTCGCGCTCCTCGCCGCACCCGACGATGATCGCGACCTCGAGCAGTGGGCGGCCGAGGTGGGCGTCAGCGCCAAGACCATCGCCCGGGCATTCCTCTCCGACACGGGATGCACCTTCCGCGAGTGGCGGGTGCGCGCGCGCCTGCACGTCGCGGTCGGGCTGCTCGTCCAGGGGGAGCCCGTGCACGCCGTCGCCCTCGCCGTGGGCTACGACTCCGTCAGCAGCTTCATCTCGGCGTTCCGCCTCCGGCTCGGCATGACCCCGGCGGCGTACGCCGGGCATCACCGACGCGCATGA
- a CDS encoding citrate synthase, whose protein sequence is MSDAGTQHDKATLTVGGTTAEFPVLRGTDGIPSIDVASLTRQTGHTTLDYGFVNTASTKSAITYIDGDQGILRYRGYPIEQLAKNSTYLEVAWLLIYGELPSASELESFDERIRRHTLLHEDLKSLFSALPPTAHPMSVLSAATAALSTYYESESDPHNPEHVELNTVRMLAKLPVIAAYAHKKSIGQAFLYPDNKLSFVDNFLKLNFGVMSETYESNPVMTKALDLLLMLHADHEQNASTSTVRLVGSTGANQFASISAGIQALSGPLHGGANEAVLQMLGRIRDSGESVERFVERVKNKEEGVKLMGFGHRVYKNYDPRAKLVKEAADEVLEALGVSDPLLDLAKELEQIALEDDYFKARRLYPNVDFYTGVIYKAMGFPTRMFTVLFAIGRLPGWLAQWREAITDPQTKIGRPQQLYTGAAVRNYPGV, encoded by the coding sequence GTGAGCGACGCGGGAACGCAGCACGACAAGGCCACCCTCACGGTGGGGGGCACCACCGCCGAGTTCCCGGTGCTGCGCGGCACCGACGGCATCCCGAGCATCGACGTCGCGTCGCTGACGAGGCAGACCGGTCACACCACGCTCGACTACGGCTTCGTGAACACCGCGTCGACGAAGTCCGCCATCACCTACATCGACGGCGACCAGGGGATCCTCCGCTACCGCGGTTACCCGATCGAGCAGCTCGCGAAGAACAGCACCTACCTCGAGGTCGCGTGGCTGCTCATCTACGGCGAGCTGCCCTCGGCATCCGAGCTGGAATCGTTCGACGAGCGCATTCGCCGTCACACCCTGCTGCACGAAGACCTGAAGAGCCTGTTCTCGGCCCTTCCGCCCACCGCTCACCCGATGTCGGTGCTCTCGGCCGCGACGGCCGCGCTGTCGACCTACTACGAGTCCGAGTCCGACCCGCACAACCCCGAGCACGTCGAACTCAACACCGTGCGCATGCTCGCGAAGCTCCCCGTGATCGCGGCCTACGCGCACAAGAAGAGCATCGGGCAGGCCTTCCTGTACCCCGACAACAAGCTGAGCTTCGTCGACAACTTCCTCAAGTTGAACTTCGGCGTCATGAGCGAGACTTACGAGTCCAACCCCGTCATGACGAAGGCGCTCGATCTGCTGCTCATGCTGCACGCCGACCACGAGCAGAACGCCTCCACCTCGACGGTGCGCCTCGTGGGTTCGACCGGAGCGAACCAGTTCGCGTCGATCTCCGCCGGCATCCAGGCCCTCTCCGGCCCCCTGCACGGCGGTGCGAACGAGGCCGTGCTGCAGATGCTCGGCCGTATCCGCGACTCGGGCGAAAGCGTCGAGCGCTTCGTCGAGCGGGTGAAGAACAAGGAAGAGGGCGTCAAGCTCATGGGCTTCGGCCACCGGGTCTACAAGAACTACGACCCGCGCGCCAAGCTCGTCAAAGAGGCGGCCGACGAGGTGCTCGAGGCCCTCGGCGTCAGCGACCCGCTGCTCGACCTCGCCAAGGAGCTCGAGCAGATCGCCCTCGAAGACGACTACTTCAAGGCCCGCCGCCTGTACCCGAACGTCGACTTCTACACCGGCGTCATCTACAAGGCGATGGGCTTCCCCACGCGCATGTTCACGGTGCTGTTCGCGATCGGCCGCCTGCCCGGCTGGCTCGCACAGTGGCGCGAGGCGATCACCGATCCGCAGACGAAGATCGGCCGCCCGCAGCAGCTGTACACGGGTGCTGCCGTGCGCAACTACCCCGGCGTCTGA
- a CDS encoding 5-oxoprolinase subunit C family protein — translation MACEIRQPGLATTVQDLGRIGHYALGFPQGGAMDQESARLANALVGNGPEAAVLECAYMGPVIEVTAPIDIAVTGAPIEVRVNGEPRPAWTRIRLEAGDELSFGVIQGGTRFFIALRGGIDVPLALGSRSTYAIGGIGGVDGRALRAGDVLDTLAPTRPLPATDTIAEADRPVFSREQEVRIMFGLYDHLLSGEGRRRLVEEDWTLTPTADRMGLRYSGPGVEWRERDQPFGAGQDPSNIVDAGYAVGSIQIPGGTQPIVLHRDAVSGGGYAMVATVISADMDLVARAAPGTRTRFVPVDMGGALAARAERRSRIARIVTTLGAD, via the coding sequence ATGGCATGTGAAATCCGCCAGCCCGGGCTGGCCACCACCGTTCAGGACCTCGGTCGCATCGGTCACTACGCCCTCGGCTTCCCGCAGGGCGGCGCGATGGACCAGGAGTCCGCTCGCCTCGCGAACGCCCTGGTCGGCAACGGTCCCGAGGCGGCCGTCTTGGAGTGCGCGTACATGGGGCCCGTCATCGAGGTGACCGCGCCGATCGACATCGCCGTCACCGGGGCTCCGATCGAGGTCCGCGTCAACGGCGAGCCGCGGCCCGCCTGGACACGCATTCGTCTCGAGGCCGGCGACGAGCTGTCGTTCGGCGTCATCCAGGGCGGCACCCGGTTCTTCATCGCCCTGCGCGGAGGGATCGACGTGCCGCTGGCGCTGGGCAGCCGATCCACCTACGCGATCGGCGGCATCGGCGGGGTCGACGGCCGAGCGCTGCGAGCGGGAGACGTGCTCGACACCCTCGCTCCCACGCGGCCTCTCCCCGCGACGGACACGATCGCCGAAGCCGACCGCCCCGTCTTCTCCCGCGAGCAGGAGGTGCGCATCATGTTCGGGCTCTACGACCATCTCCTCTCGGGCGAAGGCCGCCGCCGCCTCGTCGAGGAGGACTGGACGCTCACTCCGACGGCAGACCGTATGGGGCTGCGATACTCCGGGCCGGGAGTCGAGTGGCGCGAACGAGACCAGCCCTTCGGCGCCGGACAGGACCCCTCGAACATCGTCGACGCCGGGTACGCGGTCGGCTCGATCCAGATCCCCGGCGGGACGCAGCCCATCGTGCTGCACCGCGACGCGGTATCGGGCGGCGGGTACGCGATGGTGGCCACGGTCATCAGCGCCGACATGGATCTCGTCGCCCGCGCCGCCCCCGGGACGCGCACACGGTTCGTGCCGGTCGACATGGGCGGGGCGCTCGCCGCCCGGGCGGAGCGACGCTCGCGGATCGCCCGCATCGTGACCACACTCGGCGCGGACTGA
- a CDS encoding 5-oxoprolinase subunit B family protein gives MTSVSMAPARLTWGGDEFLFAEIDEAMGLAANFRAMTIARGLAQRELRGVIDICPANASLLVRFDPDELDAAVLENTVREIEEGATDAADELQTRIIEVPVWYDDPFTAETAARFREGYHQDPSSGDLDYAARVNGLTDRAEFIRRHHSQPWLVSMVGFVAGLPFLYQLVDRDQQLEVPKYLSPRTDTPRLTLGHGGCFGAIYSVRGAGGYQMFGVVAPPIYQPEQTLPDFVDSSVLFRAGDIVRFRPVDEAEYHRIQDEVDTGTYRYRQAPVTFSLGASLADPLAANRTMIEVLDGM, from the coding sequence ATGACCTCTGTCTCGATGGCCCCCGCCCGCCTGACCTGGGGAGGGGATGAGTTCCTCTTCGCCGAGATCGACGAAGCGATGGGACTTGCCGCCAACTTCCGCGCGATGACGATCGCCCGCGGTCTCGCACAACGCGAATTGCGCGGCGTGATCGACATCTGTCCCGCGAACGCATCACTTCTGGTGCGCTTCGACCCCGACGAGCTGGACGCCGCTGTGCTGGAGAACACGGTTCGTGAGATCGAGGAGGGGGCGACGGACGCCGCTGACGAGCTGCAGACGCGCATCATCGAGGTACCTGTCTGGTACGACGATCCCTTCACGGCCGAGACCGCCGCGCGATTCCGCGAGGGCTACCATCAGGATCCGTCGTCGGGCGACCTCGATTACGCAGCCCGAGTGAACGGCCTCACCGACAGGGCGGAGTTCATCCGACGTCATCACTCGCAGCCCTGGCTGGTCTCGATGGTGGGATTCGTCGCGGGACTGCCCTTCCTCTACCAGCTGGTCGATCGCGACCAGCAGTTGGAGGTGCCCAAGTACCTCAGCCCCCGAACCGACACGCCTCGGCTCACCCTCGGCCACGGCGGATGCTTCGGCGCGATCTACTCGGTGCGCGGAGCAGGCGGGTACCAGATGTTCGGCGTGGTCGCCCCTCCCATCTACCAGCCGGAACAGACCCTGCCCGACTTCGTGGACTCGTCGGTGCTGTTCCGCGCGGGCGACATCGTGCGGTTCCGCCCCGTCGACGAAGCCGAGTACCACCGCATCCAGGACGAGGTCGACACGGGCACCTACCGTTACCGTCAGGCTCCGGTCACCTTCTCGCTCGGCGCCTCGCTCGCCGACCCGCTCGCCGCCAACCGCACGATGATCGAGGTTCTCGATGGCATGTGA
- a CDS encoding ATP-binding protein produces MNTRLQVEHPVTEALTGLDLVAEQLRIADGAPLALTQAEVRLNGHAIECRINAEDPSRGFFPSPGTIERFSWPEGVRMDTGFRTGSVVTPFYDSLVAKLIVQADDRDAAIEAMDDALAATAIDGIQTTLPLHRALVNAAAFREVAHYTTFIEAEPEAWNLS; encoded by the coding sequence ATGAACACCCGCCTGCAGGTCGAGCATCCCGTCACCGAGGCGTTGACCGGCCTCGACCTGGTGGCCGAACAGCTGCGCATCGCCGATGGCGCGCCGCTCGCGCTGACGCAGGCCGAGGTCAGACTGAACGGCCATGCGATCGAATGCCGCATCAACGCCGAAGACCCGTCGCGCGGGTTCTTCCCGAGCCCCGGCACCATCGAGCGCTTCTCGTGGCCCGAGGGCGTCCGGATGGACACCGGCTTCCGAACGGGCTCGGTGGTGACACCGTTCTACGACTCGCTCGTGGCGAAGCTGATCGTGCAGGCCGACGACCGGGACGCGGCGATCGAGGCCATGGACGACGCGCTGGCCGCAACCGCGATCGACGGCATCCAGACGACCCTGCCCCTCCACCGTGCTCTCGTGAACGCGGCCGCGTTCCGAGAGGTGGCGCATTACACGACGTTCATCGAAGCCGAACCGGAAGCGTGGAACCTCTCATGA
- a CDS encoding acetyl-CoA carboxylase — MTDIISPLPGVFYRRPGPGKDPYIETGDAVDAGQTIGVIEIMKQFSEIPAPVAGIVGEFLVGDNGAVNPGDVIVTITEA; from the coding sequence ATGACCGACATCATCTCGCCGCTTCCCGGCGTGTTCTACCGCCGACCGGGCCCGGGCAAAGACCCGTACATCGAGACGGGTGACGCCGTGGATGCCGGTCAGACGATCGGTGTGATCGAGATCATGAAGCAGTTCTCCGAGATCCCCGCACCGGTCGCCGGGATCGTGGGCGAGTTCCTCGTCGGCGACAACGGCGCGGTGAACCCGGGCGACGTGATCGTCACGATCACCGAGGCGTGA
- the pxpA gene encoding 5-oxoprolinase subunit PxpA, translated as MSHHFTINADMGEGIGLHRFGYDADLMPLVDLINVACGFHAGDPRVMRTTVALAAEHGVRVGAHPGLPDLVGFGRRRMTLTPDEVDELITYQVGALSAFLDRAGQPLSHIKPHGALWGMLADDADLMRAAARATKAFGVPFLGLAGTAHERVCREEGVEFIPEMYVDMDYDARARLILTRAAHETDPAAAADRVTRAIRGESVAAVDGTAVNLVFHTVCVHSDAPSAVAVACAVREVIDHHHRSTTSPEGDIS; from the coding sequence GTGTCCCACCACTTCACGATCAACGCCGATATGGGCGAGGGAATCGGACTGCACCGTTTCGGGTACGACGCCGACCTCATGCCCCTGGTCGATCTCATCAACGTCGCGTGCGGCTTCCACGCCGGCGACCCCCGGGTCATGCGCACCACCGTCGCGCTCGCCGCGGAGCACGGCGTGCGCGTCGGAGCACACCCGGGCCTTCCCGACCTGGTCGGTTTCGGACGTCGACGGATGACGCTGACCCCCGACGAGGTCGACGAACTCATCACCTACCAGGTGGGAGCACTCTCCGCCTTCCTCGACCGGGCGGGGCAACCGCTGTCGCACATCAAGCCGCACGGAGCCCTCTGGGGGATGCTGGCGGACGACGCCGACCTCATGCGCGCCGCCGCACGAGCGACCAAAGCCTTCGGGGTCCCGTTCCTGGGGCTGGCCGGCACCGCGCACGAAAGGGTCTGCCGCGAGGAAGGCGTCGAGTTCATCCCGGAGATGTACGTCGACATGGACTACGACGCCCGTGCGCGCCTGATCCTCACCCGCGCCGCCCACGAGACGGACCCCGCGGCCGCCGCCGACCGCGTCACGCGCGCGATCCGGGGCGAGAGCGTCGCCGCGGTCGACGGCACCGCCGTGAACCTCGTCTTCCACACCGTGTGCGTGCACTCCGACGCGCCCTCCGCCGTGGCGGTGGCCTGCGCCGTGCGCGAGGTCATCGACCATCACCACCGATCGACCACGTCCCCCGAAGGAGACATCTCATGA